The segment GAGGGTAAGCATACAAAAACAACTTAACCACTTCTAAATtattatcaaaataataataatgaaaacgtTATTAttgactttctttattttttaatataactttaaaaaattatttggATTAGTCAAATATaagaaatattaaattaattatatatatatttaattaatttaatttaactaatattaatttaatttaattattttctttctttaaaaacagCTTAATAATTAACATcttataaactaaaaaatattacatttttaaataattataaaataatgtgatatataattcattaataatGAAATCTACTTAAAtctcttctgttattttcatttcttttgttgTTAATGTCTGAGAATAGTGCGTTTGGTCATATGTCAACATAACCGAACACTTCTGCAAACACCACCCTCTACTTTTGCTTTGTTGCAGGAGCATCTCATACATTTTATGACACTTTTCGAATCCACTTAGCGGCCTCCACTCGTTCTCGTGTAAATGCACTGGCGTTCACGGTCTCTATGCGGCAGGCTGTCCATAGCCGTTCCTTACCAATTACTTTCCTCAAGTCAATTACTTATCTGACATAAAACTTTTAAATCACCCACCATTGAGTCCTCTTAGTAGTTAAGGTGTAGAATTATGGATGCTGAGGTTTGGGTCGGAGGAGCCTTTATGAGTCAGTGCGCTAATGGCTATAAGGGCAATCCTACACAGCACTTATCTGTATGATGCAGAACTCAAGACTCTTTATGTGAGATGCATTACTGAATGCATAACCAGTCCTTTCTaaattcttagaagctttaattGTTCCTTATATGTATAAAGCCTTTCACAAATCCAAAAAATCAACCATTAAATTGAATTTAGCAGTCTATAGACGTTTTAATTCGTGCCTTTTATCAATGCATGCAAAATTATTATACAATGTCACGCTAAACAAAACTCATTGTCCAAATATCTGAATATGATAATGACATTTTCTCTGACACTATCTCATTCCTAAACTGTTATCCACATCATTAAATATTTAACACATCGGCTTACAATGCTGACAAAGGCGTTTGATATGTTTGATATGCTAATCGCAGATTAGTCTCTCATCACTACAAAGACATAGTATGCGATTTTCCAGACATGTGATACTTTGCTCCACGAAAAATCTACATTAATCAAATAAGAACATGGCCACGGGTCTATCAGAACCCCATGCAGAGGCTTTCTGTTGTGTACCCGGAGTTATGATGCAGTCCGGCATTACAATGAGACCTCTTGACGACTGGAATTTCCATTGCTTTGATTGAACCAGCAGGAACCCAAGGTAAGAGTGATCAAAATATACTCGAGTGAGTTCATTGTTGTAGTACTTATCCAGAATGAAAATTTAATTTGTGGAGTCTGGATGATTGACAGGTGCTGTGGGCATAGGTAAACATAGATAGAATTTTTATATCACCCTGCGTGTTACGCTTCAGGCCCCTTGTTAATTACCACCGGCTTTATCCTTCAAATTCAGTGTCATTACATTCGGTTTAAAAGGCAATCCTGAAGGACAAACTGTAAAACCTTTAAAAGCTTTCGAAAACATATTAGCACTCTATGACAAGAGGGAAGAATGGAATTCAATCTCctgttataaaatatagattGATGTGGTTTTTcagagacatgagaaaacaacaTTTCACAAGTCCAGCAGCAGTGTTTTTCTACGATAGCTTTTATGTTGCTGATCAAAtggtgtttttttcttctgtagaaaTAAGATAAACAGTCAAACAGGCTGTCCTCTTTCTAGGACCTTCAAAGAAGAACATGACGGTGGTTAAAAGGGAACTTAATTTTACTTGACTGACAAAGACGTTTCGTAAGACGTTAGCCTTCCTTGCATTAGAACAAGTTATTAAATACAGGATAAAACGAAGACAAAATTAACTTAAGTTCATATTCAGCTGCTAATTTGTAGTCTATAAAATTGGTACGAATGGTTTGAGTGGTATATCTCCATCCAGACGCagataatgtttatttacagaagtcgtgccactcggcggccatgtttgcaacgccttcGGCTGCTATTTCAGCTATAGCAAGACCGCAGTCCTGTATCAtaacttttctttttaaagctcaaaatacacaaaaatctAATTTTTCGAGGTTGATTCAGCTGCGTGAATGTGGATAGGTTGCGCCTCACGAGAGCTCCACCCTTTCGAGCCTTCGAGTCTTTatcgattgacgattggctctttttactgGAAGGTGGGACATCCTTCACTAGAGCGGCCGTATTGAGCGTTGCTCATATCTGTAATATCTATAACAGATTAAACgattaacaaagattaaaatGTTCTCATCAGGGAGATGTTGCCTTATCTCTACAATGAGGATTGTAGAGATATTATATGTCAATATTGACATGGTATAATATTGTTTCTAAATTTTTAATTTGTGCTCTAAaactgtttattattatttatggtAAAATCACTATGATAAAATACAGCttattttatggtaaaaattgtaaaatacAGCTTATTAgacaaaaaatgaaacatcattGTGGCTCAACCATGACATAACGCTGGGGCGGGACTACTTCTTTGTTCAACCCCTTCAATAGAACTATAATATGAAACAGGAGGAAAAGCATGAGAAAGTAATAAAAACTATTGAAGCTTTTAAGTAAATCCATTGTtgtaaaagagaaaaacaagacaCAACCATTGCACAGTATCAATCAACCAAACTGAGAAACTGATTTCAGAGAAGTCCCTGAGAGGAGCTTCTAACACTAACAGTGATGCATCAACACTCAACAGCACTTCACAGATTCTGACTATTTGAGAAAGGCTGCAGGGAAGAAACTACAGAGGGCAACATTAAATCATTCCAGAGTTTGCTTCAAGTGTGATAAAAcctaaaatgttttgaaacgTTTGAAGAAAATGTCTGTTGAAGCTAAAATTGGACTCTCTGGCCTTGAAGTAAAGTGCTATACTAACAGACACAGCCCATAGCATCACAGCCATTTGAAGTGCTTTTGGTTTGACTTTATATTTGCTGTACTGTGATATTCTTCCTATGTAAGCTATCAAAACACAATTGATTGAAGAATGAACAAATATTCCACTACAAATTTTTCTAAAACAATTCGCAAGTTTTAGAtattcttaaaggtccagtgtatgaagtttaacaacatctagtggtgaggttgcgaattgcaaccaatggctcacttccCTGCTCCCCATCCCTTTTCGAAGCAccatggtggctgacacagaactaagctgtcgtcacattttcgcttctttgctgaaggagataaggtatttacgaaacgcgctatGTAGCAGTtcgtccgtttagggctactgtagaaacaacatggcgaattccatatAAGAGGACCCACGGAGAATGTAGATAGaattagctcattctaaaggGGGTCACACACCAGATGTGATAGCGCTGAGCCGAATCAAGTAACTTATGAGTTTTTCTGTATTAATGCGCTTTTTTCCGTTATACCCAAACAGATAAATGCATCTTACAGCTTATGGTGAAGTCAGTTTGTACATTAAAGATGATTTTAGTCAAATAACATctaatttaatgttaaattatgcGAGCGGTGTGATGTGTCACTGCAAGACTCAGAACAGCGTACAGAGCTGTAGCAGAGCGCCGCTGCCAGGCGCCAAATAGCAGTGCTGGTGTGTGTATACTCATAGAaaacaatatgcacatttttacaaacaatgGCACTATGTTGCACGCCTCGGCACTTCCACATCCGATGTGTGACCCCCtttagataataaaaacataacgctttattatgcaaggtcttatacacatatacgtatataaatatatacagtataatgtataCCTaagtatattgcatttccgtaAATAGATACTCCTAAATATTaaacacagcacctttaaaagaATCCACTGGTTGGAATACAAAGAATTAactttatttgaatattttaactACATATTTTATGCATtgaatttaatgatttaaatgagAATTTTCAGTGTGCTACAGTTTGGGGGTGTAACAGGTACAAAAAGGGAACAATTTTCAGAGGTCCTTTATGAGAGACCTTTTATTTTCGATAAACTCAAATACTTTTACCAAGCAGCAGGCCAGTCGGATGCAATATGTTCCCTTTCAGTTCCAAGAATTTTATCAATTGGAAAGAAAGTTTGGTTAACAGAATTTACTGTCTCATAAAACAGAACTCACGTTTTGACACACTCTGAAATAGACTTTAACTACTGTAGATTTCGATTACCTTAAACATCACTGCAGCTGTTTCATGTTACCTCTTTGCAACAGGAAGACGTATAAGAGAGTTAACAAATTGTCTGCAAGTACTTCCTTCCTGTTTATTACTTAACATGAACTCAAATCCTCTGTAGTTTCTCCTAAACgtgcagtgaaataaaaaagatgctAGTGTTATagagcgttcccaccaaacgtgACTTGCGCGAATAAATGATAGTTTTTTACAACttaccagattgtccgacctcctcactcactttcttccaagcaagatccttttttattcctgtttcgataaaagtaagaagatgtatcgtacagctccgggtatccacatacagcgacgatgattttgtcctccattgttgtttcggatttctgcctccgctcGCTACGTCATAAACATGTCACTACTAgcgcaagctcctgattggttaacgcggcgcgaattttcgacaaagttcagatttttcaactcgcaCGAATCACGAGTTACGCTCGTCAAACgcccgaaacgctcaattcgcACGAATAGCGTCATTCGCGCCGCCTCATTCGCGCGAATCGCGCCGCAGGATGCcctatcgcgtctttgcattgacttaacatgtaaatcacttgcgcttaacgcttcattcgcgtttggtgggaactcagcatcataattttaaaagaacagttcacccaaaaataaaattctgtcatcatttactcaccctcaagttgtttcaaatccataacaatttctttgttctgatgaacacaaagaaaacagtttgaaagaacatttgtaaccaaacagttcttggccacaatTGAAAACTATAGTTGGAgtgctgttgaacacaaaataatttatttgaaagaatgtaggaaagcaacagttctggggcacttttgactaccattgtgatttttcctactatggtagtcaatggtggccaagaactatttggttacaagcattcttccaaatatctttctctgtgttcatcagaccaAAGACAGATTTGAAataactcaagggtgagtaaaagtgacagaatttatattgttgggtgaactgtccctttaaaaacgtATCGTCCATACCAAAAATTCTAAGTAATTTCCCACcactataataaaaacaaatgcaggTGTTAAAAATAGGGTTGATCTCAAactgtaaaattgaattgaaataaagCTGAAAAACGCCATTTTGTAAAGCCCTTAGGATATCAAGGACATGCTGGTATCTCGTATAATTTGCAGGAAAACTGTGAATTcgtttataatattaattaaataatattgCTGAAGTCAACTGAACACCTCTCACAATGTGGCATGATGATGCAGCTAATGAAAGTGGATTTACATAATGAGGTGTGAAGAGTCTATGATGAGATAATGAGGAAAAAGCTTTGGTTTTGTTAAATAGGCATGTTTGATAAACTTAACAAGCCATTTATTGGTTGAAAAATGAGCTCTCTGTCGGGTTCACCTAAATCCAGGTCAGGATTTGATGACAACTTTTTGTTTTGAATATAATGTGTTTAGGGAATCTAAAAACTTGTTCAAGCCAGtgattttaacataatttatgtTTCTTGAATGCGTAAAAACTCTTCTCAGTTTCCATcaccaaatgttttatttaagaaaGCGATACTTGAAAGCATGAGACAACGCAGTATTTGGGAAACTATATATTTGTGCGGCAGGATTGGGCAGAAACTGGTACTCAGGACACAAAGGAGAGTGTCACAGAGTCAGATCGCGTTGAGAACATCACTGACTAACTGCTCATTAGGTGGCTGTTGTCTCGAGCAGGCAATAGTGTTGGCTTTCCAGTGATTCACAAAGAGTGTCTTGTTGTCTTTGTGGGCGGCCATTACTCACTCACAGTATGGCAGTTGTAATTACTTCCCTGTTCCCCAGCATCTATGTGTTTACTCAGAAAGGCCCTGTGGCATTGCGATTGGGCTCAAATCATAAAACACCCTTGCCTCCGGTAACAAAACACATCATCTGTGGCGTATCACAAAGTCAAGACTGCCGTTTAGCAACATAAGTCACAGTGAGATTGTGTTTTAACCTTGCAGGCTGTCCGTGCATTTTAAGGTTGACCACCTGGTGCTTTCTCATTAGTAATCTTTGAGGTCAAAGTCCAGTTTGGACAAAGCAAATGACATAATGGCTCAGGAGAAAGCCTTAAGCCATTTTAATCATTGCCCTAAATTATTAACCAGTTTAATATTGTTTACTTGACAACCTGTTGCCTTTAGCATCTTTTCTAAGCCTCACTTCacccaatacacacacacacacacacacacacacacacacacacacacacacacacacacacacacacacacacacacacacacacacacacacacacacacacacacacacacacacacacacacacacacacacacacaactgtatTAAACTTCAAGTGGGAGGACAATTAGAGTATAAGCCAACTTCGCCAGCAAATGAAAGTCACGGGGAGTTTGCAGGGCATTGAAGAGGCTCATGAGGGTTAAAGCATTAGCTGAATATTAAAACGCCACATCAAATGATACCCATCAGATTTTTCCAATGAGTTCATATTTTTATCCATGGTCTTTCCACATTAAGGGCTTCTAATGAACTCCTAGTTTCCTCGAAATGACCATTTTccttataaaacacattttaaagggtCTAATGGTCATGGACATCTGATTTAATCTTGATGTGGGAGCGTAGGTGTTTGGTCAGATATGTTCTCATAGCATCGCGATGCGAAATAATAATGAGAAAAGAAAGACTGATGGATTCACAGTTACCATTTACTTGAACCATTTGCTGTCATTTGTGTGCACATATTTTGAATTATGGCTATTCGTGAAACTCATAGAGTCTTGATTATGCAATACAAGCTTACATCTTGAAACAACATCATCCAActtaatatatgtatatataataattgcGCATGAAAGATTTCCAACAGAAGGAAATGAATTTTTCACCATATTACATGATGTCCCTTACAAAATTAACCTTAGTTTAAGTACAGTAACCACCATGGATTTTTGATTTTGCTTGTAGAAAAACCACAGTAACCACATTAACCATTGCAGTAAAACTacagtaaaacataaaaatatggttacttttagtatagacggtttcatcataCGCACACCTGATAGCACACGCACATGGCAGagatctatttgatgtctgcatttcatcttcaagacatctggcagatgctgtttgctcatctgccctacatctctgagacgtctgctgtcagacctctagaagatgtctgtaatatgtgtatgatttagaatggatgtacaacagctctttcgaagatgtttagcagatgtttttacacagcagatgttttccagatctccagatctttagcagacatcttacagatgtacctgtgctatctgataagcgcctggcctgaagttaacttccggtctgtgtctggttataataaaaccatttcatttatattataaacgTTATTGTGCATTAATTGTatcaaaattaaattaaaactactttacagttattgattctttgcagaggtctaccggaagttacgtttggTCCACATAACGTGGATTGatgttgttgccgctaaaaCCGTCTACAATAAAACCGCGGTTCGTTTTCCTATAAGGGCTCAGATATCAACATATAGCACGGTGTGTTGGCCTAAATTCTCCATATTGCTCCTCCACCTGTTCCACGTCAAACATCGCTTAACTTCCGCTGCTTCCGCTAGTGTTCAAATGATGCGCGAGTTCCTGAATAACGGCTGCTTTACCGATCTGCTCGTTTCTCCTCTTTTCCATGATCAAATCCTCCAAACTCTGAAACTCCAAAACGTGAAACTGTTTATCGGGCAGGAAGAGCTTTAACCTGTACGGCTGTTTGCCTATCCGTATCTCTCCTCCCATCTTGAACTCCCGTTTACCGAATCTGCACCAGGCGGCGAAACATTCCGAATTTCTCCAACTTAACTCACGGTCCTTGGCGCCCACCTGCTCCATGGCGTTCTGGACCACCATATCAGAACTGAGGGGCTTGAATTTATACAGCTCGTTCACGATCCGACCTCTCCTGCCCTGACTGGCATCGGTCAGAAAACTGTTCTTGATCTCCGCCCGATGCAGATGCACCACCTGAAAGTCGCCGACGTACACAGCCCAGT is part of the Triplophysa rosa linkage group LG16, Trosa_1v2, whole genome shotgun sequence genome and harbors:
- the lratd2a gene encoding protein LRATD2a, whose translation is MGNQVDKLSHLNYAEVPTTDPHGSEDDGPRIGVSYIFASDDDELDDNHQHRHVDGSERNQEENHYDKRNELDCAVYHRDECIYEKNVNATDAETLSPENLLNKCKPGDVLEFVSAGQFPHWAVYVGDFQVVHLHRAEIKNSFLTDASQGRRGRIVNELYKFKPLSSDMVVQNAMEQVGAKDRELSWRNSECFAAWCRFGKREFKMGGEIRIGKQPYRLKLFLPDKQFHVLEFQSLEDLIMEKRRNEQIGKAAVIQELAHHLNTSGSSGS